Part of the Carassius carassius chromosome 20, fCarCar2.1, whole genome shotgun sequence genome, AAATGTGTGCACATTTGGCGACGAGAAGTGCTGCATTATGGACGTTATTTGGTCACATTCGTGAAGCATATGAGACAGCAGCTGGTTAAAGAGAGAGCAGCCTGAGCTGAGCTGAGCTAAGATGGCCAACTCCATCAGCTGAGCCACCAGACACACTCTTCACAGCTAAATCAGGTCATGCTCACATCAAATCCATCGAACAATTGTATAAATGATTAGATGCCTGCTACAGAGACACAATGCAAATGCATGACCCAAGGGAAGCGCAAAAAATGCGCCAGCACTGACAAATAATCCACCTCCCATATGAGAGCGTTGCAAAAATAACGGATCGAACTACCATTGTATTTTGGGTCAAAGAAACACTAACTTGAGAACCGACTCAATGCCAAACAGCGCTCTAAGATTGGGCCTCTAATAACAAGAGTGACGTGAATTCTGTACCTGGATTCGCTTCTTGTGTCTCCTGCGCTCCGCCATGATTTCTAACTTCTGGGTTGTGTGGGTTCCCTTGACGTGGTCACGAACAGAGTTGGGAGGGAAGTCTCGCGATATTTCGAAAAGCCCGTGATCAGTCACTTCTTCGCTTGGCAAATTAAAATCAGAATGAATGAATACTGCCGTCTGAAGTGCAGGTGAGGCACGCAAACTGCGACGGTGCATTGAAGTCAGGGTCAAGATACTCAATTTTGTtgtgaattattaattatttgttagaTAAAGTATTagctatcaaaaataaataaataaataaataaataagtaaataaataaataagacgaACATGTTCCTTAAAAGTCTGACACTTGAGAAGTATAAGTTTATAAGTTAATAaggctataaaaaataaaaatatataaaataaaacctatAAAAAACGTACACTTATTTTAttgaaggtatatatatatatatatatatatatatatatatatatatatatatatatatacacacatacgagtaagtatatatatataaaacatcaaaaCTAAAGTAGTATCTTTTTGCAAATATTATGTTGATTGCACTGATAACCGATTCAACTCTATtgataaaatttgttattttaatttttattaataaattattaatattattatatatattttttaggctAGGAAGTTACAAAGAAAATCACACAAATCAGAGATTTAAACTAGATTCAGTCATATCATAAATCAAATATTGTGGAAAAAAGAAAGTGATACTGTATATTCTGTGCGGAAAATGCGGTTTATGTCAAACGAATCAACTAAAGACCAAAGGAGTAATCGTTTTTATTTTCTCCATAGCAAACAACACACGACTTTAGAATAAGTAAAGTTTAAAGTAAAAAccaaaatacaattttacaatagaaaaggcTGCAATAATAAGGACAAAACATGATTTGTAATTGATTTGCtaacatattacaaaatatacatatatagaaaTAATCTGCATTTGAGAATCTAACTCTGCTGGAGAGCACATTCTGAACCTATTGCATAACACGGATCATAATATACTTGTgaagaatattaaaaaaatatatatgacagTATATTCACTATAGAAGTGTCAGTGCCTGTCTACCTTATGCATTAGGTGTCAAAACAGTAAGAGATTCTGAGGTAAAAAAGAGGTCCATCAGTTCTGCCTGATCTTTCAGCTGGTCTCACTCATCTGGCTTGGTGAAGGATGATCAGCTTCACTTACAGGCTCTGTAGATTTAAGAGCCTCTGTGTCTCTGGGGCTGCTGAGCAGCTCCACGCTGTTGCAGTTGAGAGGAGAGCCGATGTCTGATGATCTGTCAACGCTTTTCTCCGGTGGAGGCTGCAGACCAGAGACGGGCAGAGGCAAGTTCATCATGTTGTAGAACATGCTACCCAGGCGCCGGGACAACTGAAAAGAGTACAGAGCAACCAAATGAgtaagatgagtttatttttgcttttatctTTATGTCCAGACCAACCACTTGGAGGGTAGAGAAGACACTTGAAATAATCtgtacatttcattttatatataagcAATATACTTAATTTTActtaatattaattacatttgaatGATTAACCTGCTTATTGACATCAAATTTGGTCCTTTTGAAAGATGGCGAATACCTGTGATCGTATCTTAAGTGCTGGCCCGAGCTTTAGACCAAGTGTATCCAGGAGGTGGTCCTCTGTGAGAAGAGGTAACGTCTCCCCATCAATCATGTGGTCTTTGAATGTCTGCAAAAGGTGGCACACAAAAGAATGAGACTTAAAGCTATCTAATTCTAATTGGATTTTGTCATTTGACATTTGTATTACCTGTGCATATTCAGCACAACTTGGTATTTCACTGATGAAGTTGTAGACGTCATCAACTGACCACTTGCGAATATCTTCTAATGAAGTCATCTCTTCTCCATTAAGAAACATATTAGGATGTCCtagttgaaatttttttttttaaataggtaaCAATGACTATAATgccatcattttaatatttcataaaagaAATGTATAGTAACAAACACATGCATTAGAAACAGTAAAAgagcagtgttgttattgttgactaaaattaaaatgataaaaaaaatatttaatttaaatctgaaaataaataaaatataaatattagatgaaaaacttagacttaaaaaaacattaacacaaaTAAGAAATGGCATTGGCAGCTAACTgcaataaatagtttaaatactaaaatgacaaaactagaaatatgaataaattaaagctacatagaaatatatatataaaaaaactatgacaaaagcacataacgtgcgaaaacagaaaatataataaagtctcactcaaaatattaattaatgttataatagtgtataaataatactaaaacaacacagtTAAACTCAAAGACTGCATTCAAAAACGGGAGTGTAACAAACTCACCAAGTGGTACAAGTCCATTTCCTGGCACAGGAAGCATGTAGGGCATCCCTGTGAGTGGCCCAGCGGCAGACGGGTACAGAAACTTTTCTTGGAAAGCCGAGCAAGGGTTGGATATGTCTTTGTCACTGGTGCTAGCATTGCAGTTGGTGACTTCTGCACATCCCTCCTGTCCACTAATACATGCCTTGCGAATCCCTGGCTCTCCTTCCTTAAAACCTTTCCTACTGCATGCAGAAGACAGCTCTGTTTCTACTTTGGTTTGGTGTGGTTTGCTGGTGGTGGCCTCATTGCTCATTTCACCTTTCCCTTCAGCTTCCTTCTCCTCCCCTGAGGCAGCTCCTGGACTCTGCTCGATGTTTTTCTCTTCTGATTGGTCTTTGGGGAGAGTGATGCTGCTGTCTGAGCTCTTAGAATTGGCAGTTTTTCTGCCGGTCCTGCGTCCTCGCTCCCTTTGCAGTGTGCTGATCGGTGGGTAAGGACTTGACATGAGGAGACTGTTAGCGTGCAGGTCTTCAAGGGCATTGCGATGGACGAATACATCATGACCATCTGGGAGTCGCTGGCGTCCCCTGAAGGCCATTGGATTGGATTGGATGCCCTGGTACATCATGGGATTCTCCATCCCAATAAGACCCTTTTGGTGGGCGTTCTCGAGTTCTTTTTGGTGCAGGATAGCATTCATCTCCATCCTcattatagaaaaataaaaataaattacaattagtgCATGACCAGTTTTTCAGCAGTTGTGTTCCTGGAAGTATATTATTACAAGttatttttccattcatttttttaCAGGGAAAGTTGTATTTAAGCATTATAAAACATAAACCAAGACAACCAGCTACAAagtgaataaaaacattacaaactatGATTCAAAGCAAAAAAGGAATTAAAATTGGACAAAAGGAAAATTAaaagctagatagatagataaatgaaCAATTAATTAACAACCTCTGAGTTCATAATAGATCCGTCTCCACAATGGACAAAATGAAAGGAATTCTTTTTCCTTCTGGAACCCCTTTTGTTGCACTCTGTGGCTTTGTATTGCATTCGTCTTCTGATTTTACTCCCACTGAATATAGGTATAGCAAATGCACTGAAATTTACCTGGCTATGTTCTGTTTGTGAATTAACTCTTGTCGTCTAGCAACTGTCTCCATGGATTCAGTGGGAAGGAATCCGTAACCTGCAAAATggaaaacatttgtaaaattagGTTGTTCTTCCTCACGTCCCCCTGTACGTATCTATGTTTAATCATCATTTAATTCTAACCTGTGCCAGAGAATCCTCTGCTTGGAATAACATTAGAGTTTGGGGGCAGAGGTGGGCCGAGGTGGGCACCCATGTGGATTTGTCTAGCATCAGCTGATATCATTTCAGAGGGCGGCACCAGTTCCCTACGGATAAAGAGGATTAAATCATCATTAAAAATTCAACTAACAGCTTACATCactgatatataattatatttctattttcaaCATTGTGTTGTTATTCTCTTCAAATGTTCTTTTTTCTTCCTATTCCCATATTTTTCCCCATTCCCATGTCATATTTatgctttttgtttaatttattttaatttgtatgttccttttattcattttaatccttttgtttcaatgttaattttatttatgtgcTAGTTCATTCTTTATATGGAGACTGTCATAAAATTAATTCCCTGCACGCTGTACTTTGTATGATTgtgtgtgacaaataaaaattgtatttagaTTTAACTTGGTAAAATTCTACTCTTAGTTTAAACTGCATAGTTACTTCACTGCAATCttactcattttattttttccactccACTCGGTTTAATTTGCACTACTGccgttaaatattttataatattttataaatattaaatattttataatatgtaaatattatagCTACTGTCATGTCAATAAAACTCATGTAAACTAAACCTAAAATATCCATGAACAATTAAAAACTCATTCTCTTTTACTGTGTTGGTTGTATTGGTGTTCATTCTAACAGACCTCTCCATGAAGCGAGGATCAAACTGTGCAGGAACACCCTGCAGTCTCTGCTGCCCCTGAGCCAAGATCTGTGGAACCATGGCCATCTGGTTCCTCATCATGAGCTCCTGTCTTTGCCGTAATTCTGCTTCACACCCAGGGGAACAGATGAAGGGGTCAGTAGCCTAATAGCTCTTTCTCAGCTATATTTCTTCAAGGTTGCGATCAGCTCTGGTTTAGGTGTTCTATGAACAATTGTGATGAACTCTCACCTCCAGCAGACATTCCATTGACCAGTCTGTACCAGTGTTTCTCATCCAGAGCGCCTTGCTCTCCCAGAGCCGAGATCTTCCTTAGCTGTTCACGTGGGGTCATGACACTGCCTCTTTCCTGAATGTAACAAACATATACATTCTCTAAAtgttgcaaaaaacaaacaaactgcattgtatggacaaaaaaaaaaaggccaactGAAGCTCTTTGTCTTTGGAACGATCTtcatattactttattttatgttcaGCAGATGAAGGAAATGCAAACAGGTTTGGATCGACACGAGGGTGAATAAtttatgacatcattttcatttttgggttccTGTCTAAATGAAGTTGAATCGTTGAATGATCGAAGGCAATTGTTTATTCATAAAAAGCTTGGCGAACTCAGAACAGCATACTAACATGCTACTCTTTATATTTTAGAAAGGGAGCCTATAGAAAGATATGGTAAAAGTCGTAAGAGCAGTATTCGTTTCTGAATTTAACAACTTATTTCGATAGTAAATTAATCAGCATTTTGAACAAGTCGGTTTAGTGAATTACTAAAGCCGGTCACTTGTCACTTGTCATCACCTGCTGGCGCAATTATGTAACTGCAGATAAATTcattgcaagtaaaaaaaaacagtctatgGTAAAAAACGCATGGAAACTTATGATGTACTTGGCATACTATTTCACTGCAATACTTTAATAGCAGTAAGACGAATAACAGACTACTACTGACATAAGACACACAACAGATCCATTGGCTCATAAACCAGTACTACCGTTTACTATCTAAAACTAATACTTGACAGGTTAGTGAACAACACATATATAAGATGAAaccaagataaataaataaaaaaaaacattaagagaaCTCAAACATCAATGTTAAAAAGGATATATGTCATATAATGAAGTACCTGTTCACTCCTTCTGTGCTTTATCTTCACTCACTAAGGTGTAAGATATTTCCGTAATGTCACTCCTTTTCAGTCTGAAATTGAGAAATCatgtaaagagagagaaaatgatagGTTGTAACCAGTTTGTCAGCATCTCTGTTCCTTGGTAGTAAATATTTCCAGTGAAAATAATTATCTTGAAATCTAGTAGTGGAACCAGTACTTGGGATTTTCTAAGCAAACACTTAGAGCCAAACACAAAACAGGCCTATAACCATGAGGGAAAtgtttatatgtgaccctggaccacaaaacccatCATAggtagcatgggtatatttgtagcaatagtcgaCAATACatttgggtcaaaatgatagatttttcttttacgcCAAAAATCATCCGGATGTTAAGTGAAGATCATATTCCATCAAGATATTTagcaaatttcctaccataaatattataacttaatttttgattagtaatatgcattgctaaggacttcatttggacaactttaaaaaatgtgtttgctgGAATAATATAACAAGCCTAAATAATTAAATCTGCAGATCTTTATTCCTGGATAAATTCTCCAGTATTCTGTACGGGACAGCCTCTGTGCGTATTACCCGCTATGAGGAGCCGTTCTAATCTGAGTCCTGTAATCCTCCTGTTAGTCCAGCAGTCTGCCTGCTACATCTGCTGACCTGCATGCGTGCGGTCCTGCTGTCAGCCAACCCCCAAACTACCTTCAGGGCCCCTATTCCCCCCTCGGATCCTATTAGCTAAGTCCTGactatacagcattttaaagggATGTGTTGGAGGTAATCCCAGAGTTTAGAGTTTTACCCTCAGCAAACCTTGCCTGTAAGCATACCGGACAATACACCCTAAGTGCTAAGCTCATTAGCCTCCATTAGCCCCAGAGATGTCCTAAAAACACCTTGGGATATAAATCTGGGATACAATCGGTTTATGTGGTAAATGTGGTGCAGGCAGACACACAGTCTACCATGTTAAAACTCTGCCTGATACACTGAAGAGTCTGTAAATGATagcctatttattatttatggtcATTTTTGTAGAACTATtctttaaattaactgttttaccAATACATTTTCTGCAGGTTGTTAAAATGCTCTTCAtgctaagaaaaaaaacatggtcATTTTAAGATCTGTTCACTGAATttatgtctatatattttttaataattattaaagattcatataaaaacacaaaatgtaacaATGCATATGCCATTTTATCAATCAGTATTCAGTTATAGAGtttgaaaatacatatttaaaaaaaaaaaaaatatatatatatatatatatatatatatatatgtgtgtgtgtgtgtgtgttttcattattttcattattcaaaataaaaagaagaaattatACATTCTGACTGTAAGATAGCAGATATTATAAGTAgggattttaaagggatagttcatccataaatgaaaattatgtcattaataacttatcctcatgtcgttccaaacccatgagacctctgttcatcttcggaacacagtttaagatatttttgatttagtccaagagctttctgtccctccattgaaaatgtacgtacggtatattgtccatgtccagaaaggtaagaaaaacatcatcaaagtagtccatgtgacatcagagggtcagttagaattttttgaagcatcgaaaatacattttggtccaaaaaaagcaaaaacctgtcttctcttccgtgtctgttgtgagcgcgttcactgcagtgtagtaatatccggttcgtgaacgaatcactcgatgtaaccggatcttcttgaaccagttcaccacaacgaactgaatcgttttaaacggttcacgtctctaatacgcattaatccacaaatgacttaagatgttaactttttttaatggggctgacactccctctgagttaaaataaaccaatatcccagagtaatttatttactgaaacagtacactgactgaactgatgtgaagagagaactgaagatgaacaccgagccgagccagataacgaacaaaagactgactcgttctcgagtcaagaaccagttgcatcagttttcagatcaccagtagtgatgggaagttcgttCTTTTTCGCGAAATGGTTCTTCCGGAaatttcgattcaataaaccggttgaagaaaatggttcaccggttcttttgcgctcgacataatggcatcattggcgatgattgcccttgattcaagccttcggttttcctgggctcataacactagcacagaatcagttcagaatcaatcaccaaaagaatcagttcggttcagacgctctgtgtgtcagtctgcttcacactgaatcacacatgtgcagtatcatcagctcctcggttctcgaatcggatgtgtctgacagaaacggttcttgactcgagaacgattcagtcttttgttcgttatctggctcggctcggtgttcatcttcaattctctcttcacagcagttcagtcagtgtactgtttgagtaaatgaattactctgggatattggtttgttttaactcagagggagtgtcagccatgttaaaaaagttaacagcttaagtcatttgtggattaatgcgtattggagatgcgaacagttttaaacgattcagttcgatttggtgaactggttcaagaagatccgggtacatcgaatgattcgttcgcgaactggatatcactaaactgttgtgttttgaactgtcttacaacagacacggaagagaagataatggtgataaagtcgtagtttttgctatttttggaccaaaatgtgttttcgatgcttcaaaaaattctaactgaccctctgaagtcacatggactactttgattatgtttttcttacctttctgg contains:
- the samd7 gene encoding sterile alpha motif domain-containing protein 7 isoform X2 — protein: MTPREQLRKISALGEQGALDEKHWYRLVNGMSAGELRQRQELMMRNQMAMVPQILAQGQQRLQGVPAQFDPRFMERELVPPSEMISADARQIHMGAHLGPPLPPNSNVIPSRGFSGTGYGFLPTESMETVARRQELIHKQNIARMEMNAILHQKELENAHQKGLIGMENPMMYQGIQSNPMAFRGRQRLPDGHDVFVHRNALEDLHANSLLMSSPYPPISTLQRERGRRTGRKTANSKSSDSSITLPKDQSEEKNIEQSPGAASGEEKEAEGKGEMSNEATTSKPHQTKVETELSSACSRKGFKEGEPGIRKACISGQEGCAEVTNCNASTSDKDISNPCSAFQEKFLYPSAAGPLTGMPYMLPVPGNGLVPLGHPNMFLNGEEMTSLEDIRKWSVDDVYNFISEIPSCAEYAQTFKDHMIDGETLPLLTEDHLLDTLGLKLGPALKIRSQLSRRLGSMFYNMMNLPLPVSGLQPPPEKSVDRSSDIGSPLNCNSVELLSSPRDTEALKSTEPVSEADHPSPSQMSETS
- the samd7 gene encoding sterile alpha motif domain-containing protein 7 isoform X1, whose product is MTPREQLRKISALGEQGALDEKHWYRLVNGMSAGAELRQRQELMMRNQMAMVPQILAQGQQRLQGVPAQFDPRFMERELVPPSEMISADARQIHMGAHLGPPLPPNSNVIPSRGFSGTGYGFLPTESMETVARRQELIHKQNIARMEMNAILHQKELENAHQKGLIGMENPMMYQGIQSNPMAFRGRQRLPDGHDVFVHRNALEDLHANSLLMSSPYPPISTLQRERGRRTGRKTANSKSSDSSITLPKDQSEEKNIEQSPGAASGEEKEAEGKGEMSNEATTSKPHQTKVETELSSACSRKGFKEGEPGIRKACISGQEGCAEVTNCNASTSDKDISNPCSAFQEKFLYPSAAGPLTGMPYMLPVPGNGLVPLGHPNMFLNGEEMTSLEDIRKWSVDDVYNFISEIPSCAEYAQTFKDHMIDGETLPLLTEDHLLDTLGLKLGPALKIRSQLSRRLGSMFYNMMNLPLPVSGLQPPPEKSVDRSSDIGSPLNCNSVELLSSPRDTEALKSTEPVSEADHPSPSQMSETS